Genomic DNA from Nocardioides aquaticus:
TGCGGGCCGTCGGCCATCTCCAGGTCGGCGGCATCTAGGGTTTGTGCGAACGGCGTGAGGTGCCTAACAATCTCTACGGGCTGGGGAGAATCGGGAAGCTGGTGAGAATCCGGCACGGGACCCGCTGCGGTGACCTGGACATTGATCCAGGAAGTCCGAAGGCCGGCCTCACGACCGCATGCGCCAGCAACCCGCGGGCGTGCTCAAGCCAGGCAGAGTGAGCGGGAGGCCCAAATGCCAGCGCAGGAAGAAACCACCCGTAACACCACTGAGCCCGGATCCGCTCGTGTGGCGGACCACCCACTCCAAATGGACGTGGTGGGTGCGAAAGCATTGGTGCTCGGTGGTGACGAGCACGCGGCCGTGGACGTGGCGCGGCTGCTCAGTGCCGGAGCGCACGTGACCGTGCACGCCACCCGGGCCTGCGCCTACGTGGAGGACCTCGCCACCCGGTGCCTGATCACCTGGGTCAGACACGAGGCGACGTTGGAGGAGGTGGTGTCTGCGGACCTGACGCTGCGGCCCCGCCTCCGCTCCCAGCCGCGGCCGGCCGGACTGGACGAGAAAGGCGCCCAGGGGCAAGTGACTCTGGTCGGCGGGGGACCGGGGGCCGTCGACCTGATGACGCTCGCGGGACGCGAGGCCATCGCCAAGGCAGATGTGGTGGTGATCGACCGGCTCGCTCCGTGGGAAGCCCTGACCTGGGCCCGGCCGGACGCGGAGATCGTCGACGTGGCCAAGATCCCCTTCGGACGGTTCACCAGTCAAGAGGAGATCAATCGCATCCTGGTTGACCGGGCGCTCGCGGGCCAGCAAGTGGTCCGCCTCAAGGGCGGGGACTCCTTTGTCTTCGGTCGTGGCCACGAAGAGCTGGAGGCGTGTCGCGAGGCCGGCGTTCCGGCCCGGGTGATCCCCGGGGTCACCTCGAGCATCGCGGTGCCGGGGGCCGCCGGTATCCCGGTGACGCACCGCGGCCTGACGCAGGGGTTCACGGTCGTGTCTGGCCATGTTCCACCTGGCCATCCGGAGTCGAGCTTGGACTACGCAGCGCTTGCCCGCTGCGGGACCACGCTGGTGTTCCTGATGGGAGTGGGCACGCTGGATGCGATCACCGCCGAGCTGTGCGCGGTGGGCATGGACGCGGCGACCCCTGCGGCCGTGATCGCCGACGGCACCCACCTCCACCAACGAGTCATCACCGCGTCTCTCGCCTCGATCGCCGAAGTTGCCCACGACGCCGGGATCCGAGCCCCGGCGGTCGTTGTCATCGGCCAGGTGGTCTCGCTGCGAAGGACGGGGTCGCCATGAACGACGATGTGACCGCGCCCGTCGTGCTCGTGGGCATGTCGGCGCGCGAGGTGCAGGCGCACAACCTGCTGCACGAGGTCGCCCACGAGCATGACGCCACGGTCGCCTTCCTGCAGCTGGGAGACCCGTCGCTCTCCGCGGAGCTGACACGGCTCGCTGACCTGGGTGCACAGCGGATCGTCCTCGTGGGCGTCAGCCTCGGCGCGCTCGCGCCCGCGGTCTCCTGGCTGCGCCGCATCGCCGCGCACTGGTGGCGCGAGCGAGCGGAGCAGAGGCCCATCGTCGAGGTCGCCACCCGGCTCGCCGACGGGGTCGACCAGGTGCGCCAGGTGCTTGCCGTACGGCGTGAGGTGACGGGCGCCGAGGCAGGCCTCGAGTCCGCAGCTTGGGA
This window encodes:
- the cobA gene encoding uroporphyrinogen-III C-methyltransferase — encoded protein: MDVVGAKALVLGGDEHAAVDVARLLSAGAHVTVHATRACAYVEDLATRCLITWVRHEATLEEVVSADLTLRPRLRSQPRPAGLDEKGAQGQVTLVGGGPGAVDLMTLAGREAIAKADVVVIDRLAPWEALTWARPDAEIVDVAKIPFGRFTSQEEINRILVDRALAGQQVVRLKGGDSFVFGRGHEELEACREAGVPARVIPGVTSSIAVPGAAGIPVTHRGLTQGFTVVSGHVPPGHPESSLDYAALARCGTTLVFLMGVGTLDAITAELCAVGMDAATPAAVIADGTHLHQRVITASLASIAEVAHDAGIRAPAVVVIGQVVSLRRTGSP